Proteins found in one Arthrobacter sp. U41 genomic segment:
- a CDS encoding undecaprenyl-diphosphate phosphatase has protein sequence MNWFEAAFLGLVQGLTEFLPISSSAHLRIVGSFLPNASDPGAAFTAITQLGTETAVIVYFWRDIVRIVKAWAGSLSGKVSRQHPDAKMGWLVILGSLPIIVLGLLFQDQIESVLRSLWIVATMLIVFGMILAVADAIGRQERELTQLGYKHGIIFGLAQAMALIPGVSRSGGTITAGLLMGYTREAAARYSFLLAIPAVFGSGLYQLYKVVSKDGITGPYSLPETALATAVAFVVGYIIIGWFLKYVSTHTYRLFVWYRILLGLALYLLLGFNVISA, from the coding sequence GTGAACTGGTTTGAAGCGGCCTTTTTGGGCCTTGTGCAGGGATTGACCGAATTTCTCCCGATTTCCTCAAGCGCCCATCTGCGGATCGTGGGATCGTTCCTGCCCAACGCTTCCGATCCGGGGGCAGCGTTCACGGCAATCACCCAGCTCGGCACGGAAACCGCCGTGATTGTGTACTTCTGGCGCGACATCGTCAGGATCGTCAAAGCGTGGGCAGGTTCCCTGAGCGGTAAAGTCTCCCGGCAGCACCCGGATGCCAAGATGGGCTGGCTGGTTATCCTGGGCAGCCTGCCGATCATCGTCCTCGGACTGCTGTTCCAGGACCAGATCGAGTCCGTGCTCCGCAGCCTGTGGATCGTCGCCACCATGCTGATCGTCTTCGGCATGATCCTGGCCGTTGCCGACGCCATCGGACGCCAGGAACGGGAACTGACCCAGCTGGGCTACAAGCACGGCATCATCTTTGGCCTCGCCCAGGCCATGGCCCTGATTCCCGGGGTCTCCCGCTCCGGCGGCACGATCACCGCCGGCCTGCTGATGGGCTACACCCGGGAAGCGGCGGCCCGCTACTCCTTCCTGCTGGCCATCCCGGCCGTGTTCGGCAGCGGCCTGTACCAGCTCTACAAGGTGGTCTCCAAGGACGGCATCACCGGCCCCTACAGCCTCCCGGAAACGGCCCTTGCGACGGCTGTGGCGTTTGTGGTGGGATACATCATCATCGGCTGGTTCCTGAAGTACGTCTCCACGCACACCTACCGGCTCTTCGTCTGGTACCGGATTCTCCTGGGCCTGGCGCTGTACCTGCTGCTCGGTTTCAACGTCATCAGCGCCTAG
- a CDS encoding tRNA (adenine-N1)-methyltransferase produces the protein MSSDTAASTSTDDAGTAGRAAPHTAAPAGSTAGTAAAPVGAARRRGPFREGERVQLTDERGRMNTISLEAGGAFHTHRGFLNHDEIIGKPDGSVVVNNVGQQYQTLRPLLSDFVLSMPRGAAVVYPKDAGQIVTMADIFPGARVVEAGVGSGALSISLLRAVGDNGYLHSFERREEFADIARGNVETIFGGPHPAWQISIGDFQEEVVRTEEPGSVDRVVLDMLAPWECLDAVATVLAPGGVWINYVATVTQLSRTAEAIRSDGRFTEPDAWESMVRGWHLEGLAVRPDHRMVAHTGFLLVTRRLADGVTGISVKRRPSKTGFNEEDVNAWTPGAVGERAVSDKKLRRAARDAIAGTNVKDDPDITK, from the coding sequence ATGAGCAGCGACACCGCCGCCAGCACCAGCACGGACGACGCCGGAACAGCCGGCCGCGCAGCACCCCATACCGCCGCCCCGGCGGGCAGCACCGCAGGCACGGCCGCCGCCCCCGTCGGCGCAGCCCGCCGTCGTGGACCGTTCCGGGAAGGTGAGCGCGTGCAGCTCACTGACGAGCGCGGCCGGATGAACACGATCAGCCTCGAGGCCGGCGGCGCATTCCACACGCACCGCGGCTTCCTGAACCATGACGAGATCATTGGCAAGCCGGACGGCTCCGTCGTGGTCAACAACGTCGGCCAGCAGTACCAGACACTGCGCCCCCTGCTCTCGGACTTCGTTCTCTCGATGCCCCGCGGCGCAGCCGTCGTGTACCCCAAGGACGCCGGCCAGATCGTCACCATGGCGGACATCTTCCCCGGTGCACGCGTTGTCGAAGCCGGGGTCGGCTCAGGTGCCCTGTCCATCTCGCTGCTCCGCGCCGTGGGCGACAACGGCTACCTGCATTCCTTTGAGCGCCGCGAAGAATTCGCAGACATTGCCCGCGGCAATGTCGAGACGATCTTCGGCGGACCGCACCCGGCCTGGCAGATCTCGATCGGGGATTTCCAGGAGGAAGTGGTCCGCACCGAGGAACCGGGCTCGGTGGACCGCGTGGTCCTGGACATGCTCGCCCCGTGGGAGTGCCTCGACGCTGTCGCCACCGTCCTGGCACCGGGCGGCGTGTGGATCAACTACGTCGCCACAGTGACGCAGCTGTCCCGGACCGCGGAGGCCATCCGGTCCGACGGCCGCTTCACCGAACCCGACGCCTGGGAATCCATGGTCCGCGGCTGGCACCTCGAGGGCCTTGCGGTGCGTCCGGACCATAGAATGGTCGCGCACACCGGGTTCCTGCTCGTCACCCGCAGGCTGGCCGACGGCGTCACCGGCATCTCGGTGAAGCGCCGCCCGTCCAAGACCGGCTTCAACGAGGAGGACGTCAACGCCTGGACGCCGGGCGCCGTGGGGGAGCGCGCCGTCTCGGACAAGAAGCTCCGCCGGGCCGCCCGGGACGCCATTGCCGGAACCAACGTCAAGGACGATCCGGATATTACGAAGTAG
- the arc gene encoding proteasome ATPase produces METPNTDPGLTPAEDAAAAAGQAHATDGDRYAASEFSVAERQVNILRDKLRHIDRQLAAATQNNSKLVGMLETAKAEILRLKNALDQEGQPPYSFGTVLQLNPKRQPSAGNGGQAATEESVDIFNAGRKMRVGISPLVNMNQLAVGQEVLLNEALMVVAGLGYERAGDLVTLKEMLGADRALVVGRADEERVVRLSGALLAQKLRVGDALSIDSRTGYALEKIPRSEVENLVLEEVPDITYQDIGGLGPQIEQIRDAVELPFLHPDLYREHGLKAPKGILLYGPPGCGKTLIAKAVANSLAARAAERTGKTDMKSYFLNIKGPELLDKYVGETERHIRLIFARAREKASEGSPVVVFFDEMDSLFRTRGTGISSDVETTIVPQLLSEIDGVERLDNVIVIGASNREDMIDPAILRPGRLDVKVKIHRPDAEAAADIFNKYITADLPFHESDLAEHHGDVQATVDAMVQRTVEAMYSTDKSNEYLEVTYANGDTEMLYFKDFNSGAVVQNVVDRAKKYAIKDLLTVGQKGIRIDHLLRAVVDEFREHEDMPNTTNPDDWARISGKKGERITYIRTIVQGKAGQEPGKSIETMPNTGQYL; encoded by the coding sequence ATGGAGACTCCGAACACTGATCCGGGCCTGACACCGGCAGAGGACGCGGCAGCTGCCGCGGGACAGGCGCACGCCACCGACGGTGACCGCTACGCCGCCAGCGAATTTTCCGTGGCCGAGCGGCAGGTCAATATCCTCCGGGACAAACTCAGGCATATTGACCGCCAGCTCGCCGCCGCCACGCAGAACAACTCCAAGCTCGTGGGCATGCTGGAAACCGCCAAGGCGGAAATCCTCCGGCTCAAGAACGCCCTCGACCAGGAAGGCCAGCCGCCGTACAGCTTCGGCACGGTGCTGCAGCTGAACCCCAAACGGCAGCCCTCCGCCGGCAACGGCGGGCAGGCCGCCACCGAGGAATCGGTGGACATCTTCAACGCCGGCCGCAAGATGCGGGTGGGGATCAGTCCGCTGGTCAACATGAACCAGCTCGCGGTCGGCCAGGAAGTGCTCCTGAACGAAGCGCTGATGGTGGTTGCCGGGCTGGGGTACGAGCGGGCCGGAGACCTTGTCACGCTCAAGGAAATGCTGGGCGCGGACCGTGCCTTGGTGGTCGGCCGGGCTGACGAGGAACGCGTGGTCCGGCTCTCCGGCGCCCTGCTCGCGCAGAAGCTCCGGGTCGGCGACGCCCTCTCGATTGATTCGCGCACCGGTTACGCCCTCGAGAAGATCCCCCGCTCCGAGGTGGAGAACCTGGTCCTGGAAGAGGTCCCGGACATCACCTACCAGGACATCGGCGGGCTGGGACCGCAGATCGAGCAGATCCGCGACGCCGTAGAACTGCCGTTCCTGCATCCGGACCTCTACCGCGAGCACGGGCTCAAGGCCCCCAAGGGGATCCTGCTGTACGGCCCGCCGGGCTGCGGCAAGACTCTGATTGCCAAGGCCGTCGCAAATTCCCTCGCGGCCCGCGCGGCGGAACGCACCGGCAAAACGGACATGAAGAGCTACTTCCTGAACATCAAGGGCCCGGAGCTGCTGGACAAGTACGTCGGCGAGACCGAACGGCACATCCGGCTGATCTTCGCCCGCGCCCGGGAGAAGGCGTCCGAGGGCAGCCCCGTGGTGGTGTTCTTCGACGAAATGGACTCGCTGTTCCGCACCCGCGGCACCGGCATCTCCTCCGACGTGGAAACGACCATCGTCCCGCAGCTGCTCAGCGAGATCGACGGCGTGGAGCGGCTCGACAACGTGATCGTCATCGGCGCGTCCAACCGCGAGGACATGATCGACCCCGCGATCCTGCGGCCGGGCCGGCTGGACGTCAAGGTCAAGATCCACCGCCCCGACGCGGAGGCCGCGGCGGACATCTTTAACAAATACATCACCGCAGACCTTCCCTTCCACGAGTCCGACCTCGCCGAGCACCACGGTGATGTTCAGGCCACCGTGGATGCGATGGTCCAGCGCACCGTGGAGGCCATGTACTCCACCGACAAGTCCAACGAATACCTCGAGGTCACCTACGCCAACGGCGACACGGAGATGCTCTACTTCAAGGACTTCAACTCCGGCGCCGTTGTCCAGAACGTCGTGGACCGGGCCAAGAAGTACGCCATCAAGGACCTGCTCACCGTGGGCCAGAAGGGCATCCGGATCGACCACCTGCTGCGCGCCGTGGTGGACGAGTTCCGCGAGCACGAGGACATGCCCAACACCACGAATCCCGACGACTGGGCGCGGATTTCGGGCAAGAAGGGCGAACGCATCACGTACATCCGCACCATCGTCCAGGGCAAGGCGGGGCAGGAACCCGGCAAGTCCATCGAGACGATGCCCAACACGGGCCAGTACCTGTGA
- a CDS encoding PAC2 family protein encodes MNSFEVDPAETGDVPEPERLLQPVPEGQRITVMLAAFEGWNDAGEAASDALRYLNKLWAGKKVGTVDADEYYDFQFTRPTIRRTASGERKIKWPSTRIFKASVPGTNVDVIFVQGTEPSYKWRAYTAELLVHAEALHVDYVILVGALLADVPHSRPIPVSASTDDPALRERLGLEASQYEGPVGIVGVLAEVALLAGLPTVSLWAAVPHYVAQAPSPKAQLALLHRIEELLQVPLDTQDLVEESDAWERGVDELATEDPEIAVYVRQLEEAKDTADLPEASGESIAREFERYLKRRGKDKP; translated from the coding sequence ATGAATAGCTTCGAGGTTGACCCCGCGGAAACGGGCGACGTGCCCGAGCCGGAACGGCTGCTGCAGCCCGTTCCCGAGGGCCAGCGCATCACGGTGATGCTCGCCGCCTTCGAAGGCTGGAACGATGCCGGGGAGGCTGCCAGCGATGCCCTGCGCTACCTCAACAAGCTCTGGGCCGGCAAGAAGGTCGGCACGGTCGACGCCGACGAATACTACGACTTCCAGTTCACCCGGCCCACGATCCGCCGCACAGCATCCGGGGAGCGGAAGATCAAGTGGCCGTCCACCCGCATCTTCAAGGCCAGCGTCCCCGGCACCAACGTGGACGTCATCTTCGTCCAGGGCACGGAGCCGTCCTACAAGTGGCGGGCCTACACCGCCGAGCTGCTGGTTCATGCCGAGGCGCTGCACGTGGACTACGTGATCCTGGTCGGCGCCCTCCTCGCCGATGTGCCGCACAGCCGGCCGATCCCGGTGAGCGCGTCCACGGATGACCCTGCGCTGCGTGAACGGTTGGGCCTCGAGGCCTCGCAGTACGAGGGTCCGGTCGGCATCGTCGGGGTCCTCGCCGAGGTTGCGCTGCTGGCCGGGCTGCCCACGGTCTCACTCTGGGCGGCCGTGCCGCACTATGTGGCGCAGGCGCCGTCCCCCAAGGCCCAGCTCGCGCTGCTGCACCGGATTGAGGAGCTACTGCAGGTGCCGCTCGACACCCAGGACCTCGTTGAGGAATCCGACGCCTGGGAGCGCGGCGTTGACGAACTGGCCACCGAAGACCCCGAAATCGCGGTGTACGTCCGCCAGCTCGAAGAAGCGAAGGACACCGCCGACCTTCCCGAGGCCAGCGGCGAGTCGATCGCCCGGGAATTCGAGCGCTACCTCAAGCGCCGCGGCAAGGACAAGCCCTAG
- a CDS encoding site-2 protease family protein — translation MTDTDIRGRSGQDPQNQGRKEGIPLGRIAGVPVILAYSWFVIAAFTVIVYGPVLQANNPYLGVGAYFVAFAYAVLLLISVLVHELAHALTARIYGWPSEKIVLNLWGGHTQFESFTATPGRSVLVAMAGPAANLVLAGAGWLVLTAGELTGVAGILANIFVWANLLIGIFNVLPGLPLDGGRLVESAVWKLTGSQEKGTVAAGWGGRIIVIALVAWFVALPLLSGGRPDTSLMLITLLVCSFLWMGAGASIRQAQLRGRLPLVEAGALAEPAVGLPEFATVADVLALHRDRATGAAPAVVLYGPDGRPTAVVDGGALATVPAAAAAATPVTAVSYALGAGAYVPEWSKGQELIQYLAQLDGLEYAVVDRDGTVTGLLRQSTVLGTLTGKGAGAGKRMFGQNR, via the coding sequence ATGACTGACACCGACATCCGCGGCCGCAGCGGCCAGGATCCGCAGAACCAAGGCCGCAAAGAGGGCATCCCGCTGGGACGCATCGCCGGCGTCCCGGTCATCCTTGCTTACTCGTGGTTCGTCATTGCGGCGTTCACCGTGATCGTCTACGGCCCGGTGCTGCAGGCCAACAACCCGTACCTGGGCGTCGGCGCGTACTTCGTCGCGTTCGCCTATGCGGTGCTGCTGCTGATCTCGGTCCTGGTGCATGAGCTCGCGCACGCGCTGACCGCCAGGATCTACGGCTGGCCCAGCGAAAAGATCGTCCTGAATCTCTGGGGCGGGCACACCCAGTTCGAGAGCTTCACTGCGACGCCGGGCCGTTCCGTCCTGGTCGCGATGGCAGGTCCGGCGGCAAACTTGGTCCTTGCCGGCGCGGGCTGGCTGGTGCTGACCGCCGGCGAGCTCACCGGCGTCGCCGGCATCCTGGCCAACATCTTCGTCTGGGCCAACCTGCTGATCGGCATCTTCAACGTCCTGCCCGGGCTGCCGCTGGACGGCGGCCGGCTCGTCGAGTCGGCCGTCTGGAAGCTGACCGGCAGCCAGGAAAAGGGGACCGTGGCCGCCGGCTGGGGCGGCCGGATCATCGTGATTGCCCTCGTGGCGTGGTTTGTGGCCCTGCCCCTGCTCAGCGGCGGCCGGCCTGACACCTCACTGATGCTCATCACGCTCCTCGTCTGCAGCTTCCTCTGGATGGGCGCCGGCGCCTCCATCAGGCAGGCGCAGCTGCGCGGCCGGCTGCCGCTGGTGGAGGCCGGAGCCCTGGCCGAACCTGCGGTGGGCCTCCCGGAATTTGCCACCGTCGCGGACGTGCTGGCGCTGCACCGGGACCGTGCCACCGGGGCCGCTCCCGCCGTCGTGCTCTACGGCCCGGACGGGCGTCCCACCGCCGTGGTCGACGGCGGCGCCCTCGCTACGGTTCCCGCGGCCGCCGCCGCGGCAACACCCGTCACGGCGGTGTCGTACGCCCTTGGCGCCGGCGCCTACGTGCCGGAGTGGTCCAAGGGACAGGAACTGATCCAGTACCTGGCCCAGCTCGACGGCCTGGAGTACGCCGTTGTGGACCGCGACGGAACCGTCACCGGGCTGCTGCGGCAATCCACCGTCCTGGGGACCCTCACGGGCAAGGGTGCCGGGGCCGGCAAGCGGATGTTCGGCCAGAACCGGTAG
- a CDS encoding aldo/keto reductase has translation MQQRYVGNSGLRVSSLSLGTMSWARETDEQDASALLRTFVDGGGTLIDTAASYGDGQAEAMLGGMLGDVVARSEVVISTKAGLTTSDGRRSVDTSRNGLLSGLDASLARLGTDYVDLWFAQAWDPNVPLEETLSALEFAVRSGRARYAGVSNFNGWQTAKAAAVAGFPLIANQSEYSLLHRSPEAELIPAVEDAGMGLMAWGPVGRGVLSGKYRGHIPADSRAAHSRLAGYVEPYLEGAASSVVEAVAMAAKGLGRTALDVSLSWLLSRHGVATAIVGARTPVQLKEILDSTLAPLPPQIAQALEDVSNPA, from the coding sequence ATGCAGCAGCGTTATGTCGGCAACAGTGGATTGCGTGTGTCCTCCCTTTCCCTCGGCACCATGTCCTGGGCCCGGGAAACTGATGAGCAGGATGCCTCGGCGCTGCTCCGCACGTTCGTGGACGGCGGCGGGACCCTGATCGACACGGCCGCCTCCTACGGGGACGGCCAGGCTGAGGCGATGCTGGGCGGAATGCTGGGCGATGTGGTTGCCCGCTCCGAAGTGGTGATCTCCACCAAGGCCGGACTTACGACGTCGGATGGCCGGCGCAGCGTCGACACCTCCCGGAACGGACTGCTCTCCGGGCTGGACGCCAGCCTGGCCCGGCTGGGCACCGACTATGTGGACCTCTGGTTCGCCCAGGCCTGGGACCCCAACGTCCCGCTGGAGGAGACCCTGTCCGCGCTCGAGTTCGCCGTGCGCTCGGGCCGCGCCCGCTACGCAGGGGTCTCAAACTTCAACGGGTGGCAGACGGCGAAAGCGGCCGCGGTCGCGGGTTTCCCGCTGATCGCGAACCAGTCGGAGTACTCCCTGCTGCACCGCTCCCCCGAGGCTGAACTCATTCCCGCCGTTGAGGACGCGGGAATGGGCCTGATGGCGTGGGGTCCGGTGGGGCGCGGGGTGTTGAGCGGCAAGTACCGCGGGCACATTCCCGCGGATTCCCGGGCGGCGCATTCGCGGCTCGCCGGGTACGTGGAGCCGTACCTTGAGGGTGCCGCGTCCAGTGTGGTGGAGGCAGTTGCGATGGCTGCGAAGGGTTTGGGGCGGACAGCCCTGGACGTCTCGCTGAGCTGGCTGCTGTCCCGGCATGGTGTGGCGACGGCGATTGTGGGAGCACGCACGCCCGTGCAGCTCAAGGAAATCCTGGATTCCACCCTTGCACCGCTTCCGCCGCAGATTGCCCAGGCGCTGGAGGATGTGTCCAACCCCGCGTAA
- the dop gene encoding depupylase/deamidase Dop yields MRVMGSETEYGIHAPSAPGANATMMSARVIQAYAQVTRQRAAGGAETRWDYTDEEPLHDARGWTLERSQAEPAQLTDQPPVLDAEAVALAYGRQELESDGEDESGTLLMNMVLGNGARLYVDHAHPEYSSPEVTNPRAAVAWDAAGDLVALAAVRRLAADPELPPVNLYKNNTDNKSVSYGSHENYLMPRSVPFGDIVRGLTPFFVTRQIICGAGRVGMKQDGSRPGYQISQRADFFETEVGLETTIRRPIINTRDEPHATADKYRRLHVIIGDANLSQASNFLKFGTTAMVLSLIEAGLAPRLEVHEPVAALQAVSHDTSLTATVRLLDGRRITALDLQWIYYEAAAKHAQDTGVADAVDGDGHTHEVLERWSATLTELAGDRAAAATSVEWLAKLSLLDGYRERDGLDWGHARLGLVDLQWADIRPEKGLYYRLLARDRMQRIVDDAVIQRAVTEPPSDTRAFFRGRCVSRFGADVVGASWDSVIFDVPGRGRLQRVPTREPLRGTEALTGGLFARHREAGPFLAELLGLPPGS; encoded by the coding sequence ATGCGGGTGATGGGTTCGGAGACCGAATACGGCATCCACGCGCCCTCCGCCCCGGGCGCCAACGCCACGATGATGTCCGCCCGCGTGATCCAGGCGTACGCCCAGGTGACACGGCAGCGCGCCGCCGGCGGCGCCGAGACCCGCTGGGACTACACCGACGAGGAACCGCTCCATGACGCCCGCGGCTGGACGCTGGAGCGCAGCCAGGCGGAACCGGCCCAGCTGACCGACCAGCCGCCCGTGCTCGACGCCGAGGCCGTCGCCCTCGCTTACGGGCGGCAGGAACTGGAGTCCGACGGCGAGGACGAGTCCGGAACGCTGCTGATGAACATGGTCCTGGGCAACGGCGCCCGGCTGTACGTGGACCATGCCCACCCCGAGTACTCCAGCCCGGAAGTGACCAACCCGCGCGCCGCCGTGGCCTGGGATGCCGCCGGGGACCTCGTGGCGCTTGCGGCGGTGCGGCGGCTGGCGGCCGACCCTGAGCTGCCGCCGGTCAACCTGTACAAGAACAACACCGACAACAAGTCGGTCTCCTACGGATCCCACGAGAATTACCTCATGCCCCGCTCGGTGCCGTTCGGGGACATTGTCCGCGGCCTGACGCCGTTCTTCGTCACCCGCCAGATCATCTGCGGCGCCGGCCGGGTCGGCATGAAACAGGACGGCTCCCGCCCCGGCTACCAGATCAGCCAGCGGGCAGACTTTTTCGAGACCGAAGTCGGCCTCGAGACCACGATCCGCCGCCCGATCATCAACACCCGCGATGAACCCCACGCGACCGCGGACAAGTACCGGCGGCTGCACGTCATCATCGGTGACGCCAACCTCAGCCAGGCCTCCAATTTCCTCAAATTCGGCACCACGGCGATGGTGCTGAGCCTGATCGAGGCCGGTCTGGCGCCCAGGCTCGAGGTCCACGAGCCGGTCGCCGCCCTGCAGGCCGTCAGCCATGACACCTCGCTCACGGCCACCGTGCGGCTCCTCGACGGCCGGCGGATCACCGCCCTGGACCTGCAGTGGATCTACTACGAAGCCGCCGCAAAACATGCCCAGGACACCGGAGTTGCCGACGCCGTGGACGGGGACGGGCATACCCATGAGGTGCTGGAACGCTGGTCGGCGACGCTGACCGAACTGGCCGGCGACCGGGCGGCGGCCGCGACGTCCGTGGAATGGCTCGCGAAGCTTTCCCTGCTGGACGGCTACCGGGAACGCGACGGGCTGGACTGGGGCCACGCGCGGTTGGGCCTCGTGGACCTGCAGTGGGCTGACATCCGGCCCGAAAAAGGCCTGTACTACCGTCTGCTGGCACGGGACCGCATGCAGCGGATCGTGGACGACGCAGTGATCCAGCGGGCGGTCACCGAACCGCCGTCGGACACCCGGGCCTTCTTCCGGGGCCGTTGCGTGAGCCGTTTCGGGGCCGACGTTGTCGGTGCCAGCTGGGACTCCGTGATCTTCGACGTGCCCGGCCGCGGCAGGCTTCAGCGGGTCCCCACCAGGGAACCGCTGCGCGGCACCGAGGCCCTCACCGGCGGACTGTTCGCGCGGCACCGGGAAGCCGGGCCGTTCCTC
- the mshC gene encoding cysteine--1-D-myo-inosityl 2-amino-2-deoxy-alpha-D-glucopyranoside ligase, with amino-acid sequence MKSWISRPVPQLPGSMAALRLFDTVKGGVVTLGAAGEQSMYVCGITPYDATHMGHAASYVAFDLLNRAWRDGRQQVAYVQNVTDVDDPLLERATATGVDWRDLAASQIELFQTDMEALNVLAPDHYVGAVEAIPLIVPAIERLVQRGLAYRVAGTAGEPDGDVYYDVEAAGKHSADATDAWTLGAISGLSDAEMLELFAERGGDPGRAGKRQALDPLLWRVAREGEPSWPGGALGEGRPGWHIECTVIAQKYLPAPFTVQGGGSDLIFPHHEMGAGHAYSLSGVPLARHFAHAGMVGLDGEKMSKSKGNLVLVSKLRADGEEPAAIRLAILAHHYRSDWSWTEAGFAAAKERLRTWRAALATAPEGSAAGLVSRLRAELSNDLNAPGALAAVDDWARAALEDGRAGSPLDAALVSDAVNALLGVEV; translated from the coding sequence GTGAAGTCTTGGATCTCCCGCCCCGTTCCCCAGCTCCCCGGCAGCATGGCTGCCCTCCGCCTCTTCGACACCGTCAAAGGCGGCGTCGTCACCCTCGGGGCAGCAGGCGAACAGTCAATGTATGTCTGCGGAATCACCCCGTATGACGCAACCCATATGGGGCATGCGGCCAGCTACGTCGCGTTCGACCTGCTCAACCGCGCCTGGCGGGACGGCCGCCAACAGGTCGCCTACGTGCAGAACGTCACTGACGTCGACGACCCCCTGCTGGAGCGCGCGACGGCGACCGGCGTGGACTGGCGCGACCTCGCCGCCAGCCAGATCGAGCTCTTCCAGACAGATATGGAAGCGCTCAACGTGCTCGCCCCGGACCACTATGTGGGCGCCGTTGAAGCCATTCCCCTGATCGTGCCTGCCATCGAGCGGCTGGTGCAGCGGGGTCTGGCCTACCGGGTGGCCGGCACTGCCGGCGAGCCGGACGGAGATGTCTATTACGACGTCGAAGCGGCCGGCAAGCACTCCGCCGATGCCACGGACGCCTGGACCCTCGGCGCCATCTCCGGGCTGTCCGACGCCGAGATGCTGGAGCTTTTTGCCGAGCGCGGCGGCGACCCCGGGCGGGCCGGCAAACGGCAGGCGCTGGACCCGCTGCTGTGGCGGGTCGCCCGCGAGGGCGAACCGAGCTGGCCCGGCGGCGCGCTCGGGGAGGGCCGGCCGGGCTGGCACATCGAATGCACCGTCATCGCCCAGAAGTACCTGCCCGCCCCGTTCACGGTGCAGGGCGGCGGCTCGGACCTGATCTTCCCGCACCACGAAATGGGTGCCGGGCATGCCTACTCCCTCTCCGGGGTGCCGCTGGCCCGCCACTTCGCGCACGCCGGCATGGTGGGACTCGACGGCGAGAAGATGAGCAAGTCCAAGGGAAACCTCGTCCTGGTGTCCAAACTCCGCGCCGACGGCGAGGAGCCGGCCGCGATCCGGCTGGCCATCCTGGCCCACCACTACCGCAGCGACTGGTCCTGGACCGAAGCCGGGTTCGCCGCCGCCAAGGAACGGCTCCGCACCTGGCGGGCCGCCCTCGCCACGGCCCCCGAAGGCTCAGCCGCCGGGCTGGTGTCCCGGCTCCGGGCCGAACTCTCCAACGACCTGAACGCCCCCGGCGCCCTGGCCGCCGTGGATGACTGGGCCAGGGCCGCGCTCGAGGATGGCCGCGCGGGATCCCCGTTGGACGCCGCACTGGTCAGCGACGCCGTCAACGCGCTGCTCGGCGTCGAGGTCTAG
- a CDS encoding HAD family hydrolase, with product MQFSAPQPLLKAALWDMDGTIVDTEPYWIEAEHALVAAHGGQWSHEKAMQLVGQSLVFSAGILQDAGVRLERREIIDILTAHVISQVRTSVPWRPGARELLEGLHTAGVRCALVTMSEAPLAREIVASLPKPYFDFLVTGDTVTQGKPHPEAYLKAVELLQEQDPELGLQHCIALEDSQPGVAAALASGVLTVAIPHIMPLQHDPRHAMWDTLAGRTVADLEELVALRHEFPDATFGSEAGSGPVSRRERGAALVPAHD from the coding sequence ATGCAATTCTCAGCCCCCCAGCCCCTCCTCAAAGCCGCGCTTTGGGACATGGATGGCACCATCGTTGACACCGAGCCGTACTGGATTGAGGCCGAACACGCCCTCGTTGCCGCGCACGGCGGGCAGTGGTCCCATGAGAAGGCCATGCAGCTGGTGGGCCAGTCCCTGGTTTTCTCCGCGGGCATCCTGCAGGACGCCGGCGTCAGGCTGGAGCGCCGGGAAATCATCGACATCCTGACGGCCCACGTCATCAGCCAGGTCCGCACCTCCGTGCCCTGGCGGCCCGGCGCCCGTGAACTGCTGGAGGGGCTCCACACTGCCGGCGTCCGCTGCGCCCTCGTGACCATGTCAGAGGCCCCGCTGGCCCGGGAGATTGTGGCCAGCCTGCCCAAGCCCTACTTCGATTTCCTGGTCACCGGCGATACCGTCACGCAGGGCAAGCCGCACCCCGAGGCCTACCTCAAGGCCGTCGAACTGCTGCAGGAGCAGGACCCGGAACTGGGCCTGCAGCACTGCATCGCGCTGGAGGACTCCCAGCCGGGAGTCGCCGCCGCTCTCGCCTCCGGCGTCCTGACCGTCGCCATCCCGCACATCATGCCCCTGCAGCACGATCCGCGCCACGCCATGTGGGACACCCTGGCGGGGCGCACCGTGGCCGACCTCGAAGAGCTCGTCGCGCTGCGCCACGAATTCCCGGACGCGACCTTCGGCAGCGAGGCCGGCAGCGGTCCCGTAAGCCGGCGGGAACGCGGCGCGGCCCTGGTGCCGGCCCATGACTGA